The stretch of DNA GAAATCATTGAATTACATCATGACCAGAAATTAGATGCTCCATCTGGCACAGCAGTGAAGACTGCCGAAATGATTACAGCTGTAAGGGAAAGAAAACAACAGGGTCATCCTGATGAGAAAGAAACAATAAGTGGTGCAAGAGGTGCAGAACTTGACGGAATGCATATTCATTCAGTAAGACTGCCAGGACTTGTTGCTCATCAACAAGTATTATTTGGTTCAGATGGTCAGACATTGTCTATTCGTCATGATTCTTATAATCGGACATCTTTCATGTCAGGTGTTAAAATAGCAGTAGATACGGTAATGAAGCAAGACGAGTTCGTATATGGACTTGAAAATATTCTAGAATAGGGGAACTACCATGAATATAGCCTTAATTGCACATGATAATAAAAAGAATGACCTTGTTCAATTTGCAACAGCATACCAAACGATCTTTGCAAAGCACAACCTTTTTGCTACGGGGACAACTGGGCTTAGAATTCAAGAAGCAACTGGATTACCGATTACAAGATACCAATCAGGCCCACTAGGTGGAGATCAGGAAATTGGAGCTATGATCGCAAAAAATAAGATGGATGCAATTTTCTTTTTCCGGGATCCACTAACTGCGCAGCCGCATGAACCAGATGTAACAGCACTCGTTCGTCTCTGTGATGTCTATTCTATCCCGCTAGCTACCAATATGGGAACTGCTGAACTATTAATTAGAGGATTAGATGAGGGCTTCTTAGAATGGAGAAATATTATCCACGAGACCGGTGAAAGTGATGAGCGATAAGCCCTTACATATATTAGCGTTTGGTGCCCATGCTGATGATGTAGAAATCGGCATGGGAGGTAGCGTTGCAAAACTGACAGCAAGTGGAAAAAGGATAGGGATTTGTGATTTAACTGACGCGGATTTATCTTCGAATGGTACTATCGAAATAAGGAAACAGGAAGCAAAGAAGGCTGCTGAAATACTAGGTGTCACTGAAAGATTGTCACTTGGCTTTCCAGATAGAGGGCTCCTGCACAAGGCGGAATACATAAGGGGAATTGCTTCTGTAATAAGAAAATATCAACCTAAAATTGTCTTTGCTCCCTACTTTGAAGACCGCCATCCTGATCATGGGAACTGCGCCCGCCTTGTGGAAGAGGCGGTCTTTTCTGCGGGAATAAGAAAATACCAAACAGAAAATTTTCAAGCACCTCATAAAGTTTCGAGAGTATATTTCTATATGATAAATGGCTTTCATAAACCAGATTTCACCATCGATATCTCTGATACGATGGAGCAAAAAGTCGCAGCCTTGAGGTCGTATAAAAGCCAATTTGAACAAACAGAAACTAGTGTCGAAACCCCGCTGGTAAATGGATACATTGAAACCGTAGAAGCAAGGGAAAAATTATTTGGTCAGCAAGTTGGAGTTGAATTCGCAGAAGGTTTTAAATCAAAAGTGCCAATCCTCTTGAATCGTGACTTGATTGGAGATTAAAAATGAGGAAACTAAAAATTGGAATTACCTGTTATCCCACAGTTGGTGGTTCAGGGGTCGTAGCGACAGAATTAGGAAAAATGCTGGCAGAGCTAGGTCATGAGATACATTTTATCTCATCAAGCATTCCTTTCAGACTTAATAGAATTTATCATAATATTTTTTATCATCAGGTTGAAGTGAATCAATACTCTGTTTTTCAATATCCACCCTATGACATTGCATTAGCTAGTAAAATGGCAGAGGTTGCTAATAGAGAGAATCTAGATATTCTCCATGTTCATTATGCGATTCCACATGCAGTGTGCGCAATATTGGCTAAACAAATGTCCAATGTGGATGTGAAAATTGTTACGACTTTGCATGGGACAGATATAACTGTATTAGGGTATGACCCATCTTTATCGGAAGCAATCAAGTTTGGGATAGAAAAATCTGATATTGTTACGGCTGTTTCTAAATCCTTAATTGAGCAGACTCATGAACTAATTCAGCCGGACAAACAAATTGAAACGGTCTATAACTTTATTGATGAAAGAATATATCAAAAAAGAGATGCAAACCATCTAAAGAAAGAATTTGGGATAAAAGATGACGAAAAGGTTGTCATCCATGTTTCGAATTTTCGACCAGTTAAACGAGTTCAGGATGTTGTAAAAACGTTCGCAAGGATTTCAGCGGCTATGCCAGCAAAATTATTGCTGGTAGGAGATGGTCCCGAGATGACACCTGTGTGCAGGTTAGTGAAAAAATTAGGGTTAACAGATAAAGTTCATCTTCTCGGAAAACAGGAAAACCTGGATGAATTGTATTCAATCAGTGATTTAAAACTTTTATTATCGGAAAAAGAAAGCTTTGGGCTGGTGGCTCTTGAGGCAATGGCATGTGGTGTTCCTTGTATTGGAACAAATGTTGGCGGAATGCCTGAAGTCATTGAGAATGGAAAGACAGGATATATTTGTGAATTAGGTGATATTGACGATATTTCTACGAAAGCAGTATTTCTATTAAGTAATCCACAAATTCATCGGCAGTTTTCTGAAAATGGAGTTTCCGTTGTTACTACAAAATTTAGAGCACAACAAATTGTCGGGCAATATGAGCAATTATATTATAAGCTCTTAAACTAAGGGTGATTATGATGAAGGAGCCTTTTTTATCTGCTGTACCAGTATTAGAGAGAATAGAAACTGCTGGATTTGAAGCATATTTTGTAGGAGGATCTGTTAGGGACTTCCTTTTAAATAAAGAGATAAACGACGTTGATATTGCAACCTCAGCAACACCAGAAGAAGTAAAGCAAATATTTTCAAAAACCGTTGATATTGGGATTGAGCATGGGACTGTTCTTGTTATATATCAAAATCAATCATATGAAATCACAACATTTCGCAGTGAAGCTGAATATGAGGATTACCGCAGACCAAAGGAAGTTTCTTTTATTAGAAGCCTGACAGAGGATTTGCAGCGAAGAGATTTCACCATGAATGCAATTGCGATGGACAAAGATGGGAATATTATTGACCCCTTTCACGGACGAAAAGCAATAAATAATCAGGTCATTCAAACCGTCGGAAAAGCAGCAGACCGTTTTCAAGAGGATGCCTTAAGAATGATGCGTGCAGTTCGTTTTGTAAGTCAGCTGTCTTTCAAAATCGAAGAAGAAACACTTAATGCGCTGATTGATTTGGTACACTTACTTGAAAATATTGCAGTTGAACGAAAGCACGCTGAGTTCGATAAATTACTTATTGGTAATAATCGAAAACAAGCCTTGAAACTTATCCTTCAGACAAATATTTTTTCCTACCTGCCTGGGCTATCGAATCGAGAGGAACGCATTAAATTAATGTTAGAGTACAAGTTTGAAACATTACATACTTGTGAAATGTGGGCATTACTCGTATTCTTTCTGGAAATCGAAAATAGGGCAATAGAGGAATTTCTCAGAGGCTGGAGAATACCATTGAAAGAAATCAGGGAGATTCAACTTATACTCCAGTACCTAAGAAAGAGATTCAAAGGTAGTTGGTCAAAGTATGATTTATATGCAGCAACTAAGGACATTTTCGTATCCTCTGAGAATCTCTTTCTTGTTATAAATGGCATTGAGGACAATGATACCCTGCAACACTATTTAGAAGTGTATGAGGGGCTCCCCATTAAGGCACGCTCAGAGATGAATATAACAGGTAACGACTTGATGGATTGGTTTAACAAAAGCGGTGGTCCCTGGGTGAAAGAGTTATTATTTAAGGTTGAGCAAGCGATAGTAGCAGGAAATCTTGAAAATAATAAAAAAATCATTAAGGAGTGGCTGATGGAGTGCAATCACAACTAAGGAAAGACTTGCTCGACGCCTTTACGAATGCCGACGGAGCCTACTTATCGGGGCAGCATATAGCAGAGCTAATTGGCTGTTCACGGACGGCGGTATGGAAGCATATTGAGGAACTTCGTAAAGAAGGATTTGAGTTAGAAGCAGTACGTCGAAAAGGCTATCGGATAGTGAAAACACCTGAAAAAATAACCGCTGATGAATTAAGACTTGGATTAACCACCAAATTTATTGGTAAAAACGTTCACTACGAGGAAAGTGTGGAGTCTACACAGAAAATAGCTTACCTATTAGCCTATGAAGATGCACCAGAAGGAACCGTCATTATTGCTGAAGAACAGCTTTCAGGTCGTGGAAGAATGGATCGTAAATGGCATTCTCCAAAGTATACGGGCATTTGGATGAGTATTATTCTTAGACCCAACATCCCGCTGCCAAAAGCACCACAATTAACGCTATTAGCAGCGGTGGCAATTGTGCAGGCAATTGAGGATCTTACGGGCTTGCTTCCAGAGATAAAATGGCCTAATGACATCCTTATTAAAGGAAAAAAGGTAACAGGCATATTAACGGAGCTGGAAGCTGAAGCAGATCGCATTAATTCCATTATTATTGGAATCGGAATGAATGTAAATCAGACAAAAGATGATTTCCCTAGTGAACTGCAGCAGATTGCAACATCACTCTCACTCGAAAAGGGAGAAAAGGTAGCTCGAGCTGATTTAATCAAGGGTATTTTTATGAATTTGGAAAAATTGTATTTACTGTATTTAGAAGAGGGATTTCTTCCTATTAAGCTTTTATGGGAGAGTTATGCAATAAGTATCGGCAAAAACATTACTGCCCGTACACTCACTCATTCAATTATTGGTAAGGCTCAGGGGATTACAGATGATGGAGTATTAATCATTGAAGATGAGCAAGGTAAAACACACCACGTCTATTCTGCTGATATCGAATTATAAAAGTTTGCAGGATTTGATGAAAAGAATAACTTGCGATTTTCTGAAATTTTTTTTATAATTCCAATAATGGGCGGTATCCTTGTGAGCTGCACCTGAAACTATTTTTATAATTTAAAAGGTTTCTGCCTAGATCCGTATTACGGACCGGGACAGAGGGATAGAACATGTAAGAGTACCAAGATCCTCTGCCTTCAGATGGATCTTTTTATTGTGCTCTTTTTAATCCCCTCTTCCTACAAATAAGGAGGGAATGTTGATGAAGCAAAGTACAGATTTCTTGAAAATGAAGGAAAGTAATGAAAAAGTCGTCATGCTCACCGCCTATGATTACCCATCTGCAAAGCAGGCAGAGGAAGCAGGAGTGGATGTGATTTTAGTTGGTGACTCTCTTGGTATGGTAGTACTCGGATACGATTCAACCATTCCAGTGACGCTGGAAGATATGATTCATCACACAAAAGCAGTAAAACGAGGGGCGAAAGATACGTTTATCGTCGTTGATATGCCGTTTTTAACCTATCATTTATCAATTAAAGATACATTACTAAACGCTGGCAGATTGATTCAAGAAACAGGTGCTCACGCCGTGAAGCTTGAGGGTGCTGATGAAGTTATTGAAAAAATCACTGCCCTCACAAGAGCAGGAATACCAGTTTGTGGGCATCTTGGGTTAACTCCTCAATCTGTAGGAGTATTAGGTGGATATAAAGTTCAAGGAAAAGATGCAACAGCTGCCAGGAAATTACTAGATGATGCAAAAAAGTGTGAGGAAGCAGGAGCATTCGCCATTGTACTTGAATGCGTGCCAAAGCAACTTGCGGAGGAAGTATCAAAACTTCTATCCATTCCTGTTATCGGTATAGGAGCTGGGGTTGAAGTTGATGGTCAAGTACTCGTCTATCATGACATTTTAGGTTATGGTGTGGAAAGAGTGCCTAAGTTTGTGAAACAATATTATTCCTTAAATCCGTTTATTATTGAGTCCATACAAGCATATGTAAAGGAAGTTAAGTCGAACCAGTTTCCGGAGGATAAGCATTCCTTTACGATGAAAGAACGAGAGCTTAGCGGTCTTTACGGAGGATTAAAATGAAAGTTATAAACACGATTCAGGAAATGCAAACTGAAATAATAAAGCTCAAGTCCCATTCCAAATCAATCGGGTTTGTGCCAACGATGGGATATTTACACGAAGGTCATTTAACTCTATTAAAAAGAGCGAGAGTAGAAAATGATATTGTTGTTTTAAGTATTTTTGTAAATCCATTGCAATTTGGTCCGACAGAGGATTTTTCTAGCTATCCTAGGGATTTGGCTAGAGATCAAACATTGGCTGAGTGTGAGGGAGTTGACTTTCTTTTTTATCCTTCAGTAGAAGAAATGTATCCGCATTCTTTATCAGTTAGAGTAGTAGTGGAGGAACGTACAGATGTGTTGTGTGGGAAATCTAGACCTGGACATTTTGATGGTGTGGCTACTGTGTTAACAAAGCTTTTTAATATTGTAATGCCAACAAGAGCTTATTTTGGTAAAAAGGATGCCCAACAGGTTGCTGTAGTTGAGGGGTTAGTTACTGATTTTAATTATCCGATAGAATTAATTCCAGTGGATATAGTCCGGGAAGATGATGGTCTAGCAAAAAGCTCTCGTAACGTCAATCTACTGCCTGATGAGCGAAGGCAGGCAAGTGTTCTTTATAAAAGTTTAGCAGTAGCAAAACTAGCTGTAGAGGGGGGAGAACGGAATCCCCATGTTATCAAAAACTTAATCTCAAACATGATTCAATCAGAAACGAGCGGCCTAATTGATTATGTGGAGATTTACTCTTATCCTCAGTTAAAACAGGTGGATAATTTAGACGGTACCTGTATCATTGCACTTGCTGTTAAATTTTCAAAGGTCCGGTTAATAGATAATGTCATCCTAGAAGTAGGGCAGGAGTTTGGAGGAGGAAAATAATGTTTCGTCACATGATGAATGGGAAAATCCATCGCGCAACAGTAACAGAAGCGAACCTCAATTATGTCGGCAGTATAACCATAGATGAGGATTTACTTGATGCCGTGGGGATGGTTGCAAATGAAAAGGTTCAAATTGTTAATAATAATAATGGTGCACGGCTTGAAACGTATATTATTCCAGGAGAAAGAGGCAGCGGCGTTATTTGCTTAAATGGTGCTGCCGCTCGACTCGTACAAAAGGGTGATATCGTTATTATCATCTCATATTGCTTAGTCTCCGAAGAAAAAGTCCAAAGTCATCATCCTAAAGTTGCGATTATGGATGAACATAACAGGATAAAAGAATTAATTTATGCAGAACCCGCCTTAACAATTATGTAATGAATCCCCGTTATCGGGGATTTTTTCTTTTTTATTAATAATTTTATATACTAATTAAGTAAGGTTTTCTTTTTCTTTTTACTTTTTTTATGATACCGTTTTAATGAAGGTATGAGGTGTTATATGGAATGAAGAATAAATTTGTTGTAGTTGATTTAGAAACTACAGGAAATAACCCCAAAAAAGGGGATAAAATAATCCAATTTGCCGCTGTGGTCATTGAAGACGGAAAAATCACGGAAAGTTTCTCGTCTCTAATTAATCCACAAAGGTCAATCCCTACTTTTATTGAAGAATTGACTGGCTTAGAGGATAAGATGGTGAAGGATGCCCCATTATTTGCAGAAATAGCCCCAAAGGTTAACGAATTATTAGAGGGAGCTTATTTTGTTGCTCATAATGTGCTATTTGATTTGTCATTTTTACAGGAAGAATTAATTCAAGCTGGATTTGAGGGCTTTTATGGATCAGTCCTAGACACAGTTGAAATGGCAAGAATCATTTTTCCTACTGCTGACGGCTATAAGCTATCTGACCTAGCAGTTAGAGAAGACCTGCAACATGATCGGCCACATCAGGCAGACAGCGATGCACAGGTTACTGCTGAGCTTTTTCTAATCCTTGTAAATCGATTATCTCAATTACCTATTTTGACGCTTACTCAGCTTTCTCAGCTTTCGGGAGGACTAAAGAGCGATTTACAACTGTTAATTGATGAAATCATTTCGGAGATAGATTCAAGTTTCGAGAATTGGCATGATACACTTGAAATATGCAATACACTTGCCTTGAAAAAAACGCCCAATCAATCAACTAATAAACAATATCAGGATGGTTACAATTATCCGACCAGCAAAGAAGAAAAGATAGAGATGGTAAAAAGTGGTTTTACATCCTATGAAAATAGAATCGGACAATTTCAAATGATGGACGGGGTTTACCAAGCCTTCCATTCTGAAAAGCATACACTTATTGAGGCAGGAACAGGTGTCGGCAAATCCCTAGGTTATTTGCTGCCCATTGCTTATTTTTCAAAGCAGAATAGGCTTCCTGTTGTAGTAAGTACACATACTATCCAGCTTCAAGAGCAACTCATTCAAAATGAAATACCCTTATTAGCAAAGATTCTCCCATTCGATGTGAAATCCGTACTGCTAAAAGGCAGGAATCATTATATTAGTTTAGAAAAATTTGCACTTTCCTTACTAGAGGAAAATGATAATTACGATACTACATTGACAAAAATGCAAATTCTCGTATGGCTAACGGAAACAAATACCGGAGATCGTGATGAGTTGAATTTATCTAGCGGCGGAAATATCTTTTGGAATAAAATCAAGAATGAACAAACAATCTTTGCGGTGAATAAACTTTGGCTGGAGAGAGATTTTTATTTAAGAGCTAAGAACGAGGCCCAGAATGCAGATATTATCATTACGAATCATTCTTTGCTATTAAGCAATCTATCGGCTGAGAAAACTTTTTTACCAGACTTTGATTATGCGATTATTGATGAAGCACATCATTTTGAAAAGGTAGCAAGTCAATATTTTGGCCGCACATTAGATTACCTCACAACTCGGTTGCTATTAAGTCAATTTGGTCAATATGAGCAGCGACTACTATTTCATCAGCTAGAATTGATTCTAGACGTTCTTAATCCAAACAAAGAAGATTTAACGCCAACCGGAACAATCAATCAATTGGCAGCAGATCTATCCTATGAAATGGACGAGTTTTTTAAGCTAACAGCTCTATATGCCAAATCAAAAACCGGTGAAAGAAGAGGTACAAATCGGGCGAAAGTGCGTTTTACAAAGGACAATGGCGGGAAAGAAAAAAATGCACTCGTACATAGTGCCGAGAGGTTTGCCTTTTTATTGAAGGATTTACAGGGTTCAATCTCCGAGCGTTTGGAGATTATTAAGAAAAATAAGGAATCCTTATCAAGTAAGCAAAAAGGAAAAATGGAGGAAATCATATCATTCAGCAACGAACTAGAAGAACTGCGAACTACCGTTCAAGAATGCTTTATTAAAGATTCTAATGATGTTAAATGGATTGAGATTGACTTCCGTTCACAACAGAATGTAACCACCTTCTATGCCCAGCCTGCTTTTGTTGCGGCTTCACTAAGAGAAAGATTTTTTAGAATAAAAAAAGGGGTTGTTCTAACTTCTGCTACCCTTACGGTCAATAATTCGTTTGACTACATGATAAAGGAAATTGGGCTTGGGAAAGAAACTACTCTGACCATGACCATCCCTTCACCTTTTGATTATAAAAAACAGGTTCAGCTATTAATACCTGAAGATTTGCCAGAAGTAAATGCATCAAGTCTAGAGGATTATGTCATTGGAATTACGGAGCATATTATAACGATTGCAGAGGCAACCAAAGGTAGAATGCTGATTCTCTTTACGGCTCACGACATGTTAAGGAAAACATATGAACTTATTAAAGAAAGTGGATTTCTTAATGATTATGCAATGATAGCCCAAGGGATTACAAGCGGCAGTCGCTCAAGACTTACGAGGAATTTCCAACGTTATGAAAAAGCAATACTACTAGGGACAAGCAGCTTTTGGGAAGGTGTAGATATTCCAGGGGAGGATTTATCCTGTCTGATTATTGTCAGGCTGCCATTTAGTCCTCCAGACGAACCATTAACAGAGGCAAAGTGTCAGGTAATCAAACAGCAGGGTGGAAATGCTTTTATGGAGTATTCGTTACCTGAAGCGATTCTTAGATTTAAACAGGGGTTTGGACGACTAATTCGCACGGAAAAAGATCGGGGAATATTGATAGTGTTTGATAAAAGGATTATTTCTGCAAAATACGGCAAGGATTTTTTGAAGTCTATTCCAAACGTCCCTATGAAAAAGGGAAATATTGACGAATTAGTTGAAATAATTTATAAATGGCTATAATGAAAATTGGGAAAATTACACATCCTAATAGTATGGAGGTATGTGTATGAGAAAATTATTACTTGTAGCAGCAATCTTTTTTCAATTGACTTCGATCGGAAGTGCCTCTTCTTTAGAATATGGTAATGTGGAAAGTGTCGATTTAAATTTGAAAGACCATGAGATTGCTGTTACTTTTCTGGGATTAGATGACGGTGAGGCGACCCTTATTCAAGGTTCCACTGGAGAAAATATTTTGGTTAATACCGGTGGAGAAGAAACAAGTGAGGAATTACGGGAAGTGCTGGGGACATATGGTGTGAAAGAAATTTCAACCATAATCATCACAGATACTCAAAATCTATTTGTTGATGAACTTACACAAATTATTTCACAATATAAAGTTAGGCAATTGATCTCAACACCTGAAATTGCAAATGAATTATCTGGAATTACAGAAGTAGAAATAGTTCCTTGGAAAGAAGGGACAACACAGGTCCTATTTCCTGATTTATCTGCAGAGGTTCTTTTTGCAGGAAGAGAAAAGAATGAGGGGATAGATTTTACGCTGCAATTTTTTAAGCATCGTCTATTTTTGATGACATCCTCTAGTCAACGAGTGGAAGAGAAATTATTAACGAAAAACCTAGATGACGTTACAATTTTTAAGGTACCTAACTGGGCTAAGGAAGATTCTTTATCGGAGAAGTTGATTCAGTATGTGAACCCACAAATTTCGATTCTCTTTGAATCCGAGGAACATCAACCCGACCCTGATATCATCTATGACTTGCAGGATACATGGTCAGAAGTCTTTTTTACAAAAAAACATGGTACAATTACAATTAAATTTACTGAAAATAACTATGAAGTATTCACCTTTCCAGTAGAAAAGGAAGACTATAGCTGATATTATTGCTTTAAAGAGATAAAGGAGGAATAGTATGGAGTCAAAGATAGAAGTCCTCTCCACTGTAAAACTTCAGCATAGTCCGGACTTATATAAAATTGTTGATGCTCTCAATCGAACATTAAAACAACAGGACTTGATGTTCGGATTGGCACTTGACCAAGAAGATCAAAGTAAAGCAGTTTTTACCATTTATCGTACATAAAGATGTAAAGCGAAGGCGACTGTCCACCTTTGACGGATTGAAACCACCGAAGAGTTAGGAGCCGTAGCTGGAAGAAGTGGAGTACAATGAAAAAAATTATTTTATTTCTAGTATTAATTATCGTTATTTGTGTTGGGGTATTTATTAAAGTATATGCAAGTGCCCAAGAGCCTCTAAAGGCTGCTGAAGAAAAGGCAGTTTCTTTGGCAAATGAAAAGGTCAAGTTAAGTGAAGTAGAGGATTTCCATATCTATCATGGAAATGAGACTGTTAGTGTCCTTGAGGGGAAAAATAATAAGGGTGAAAATATCATCGTATGGATTCCAGAAAAGAGTAAAAAAGTAATCTGGGACAAACGGAAAAATGGTATATCTAAAGAGGATGCTGTTCAAAGATTGTTGGATGAAAAAAGTCCACAAAAGATTATCTCTGTAAAATTAGGAATGGAAAATAATATCCCATTATGGGAAATTTATTACCGTTCTGAAAATAATTTAATAAATTATTATTATGTACATTTTAAAACAGGTGAATGGCTAAAAAAAATCGAAAATTTATAGTTTCATTGGAGCAGGAGGAATAAAAAATGGTGGTAAATTTAGCAAACAGAGTAATGGCGCTTACACCGTCAACAACCTTAGCGATTACAGCAAAGGCAAAAGAATTAAAAGAACAGGGCGAAGATGTAATTGGATTAGGTGCGGGTGAGCCCGATTATAACACTCCGCAGCATATTTTAGACGCGGCTGTACGGTCCATGAATGAAGGACATACGAAGTACACTCCTTCTGCAGGCCTGCCAGCTTTAAAGGCTGCAATCATTGAAAAATTAGCAAGAGACCAAGGTCTTACTTATAAACCAAATGAAATCATTGTAGGGAACGGAGCAAAACATGTTTTATATACGCTGTTTCAAGTTCTCTTAAATGAAGGTGACGAAGTTATCATCCCAACTCCTTACTGGGTTAGCTATCCTGAACAAGTTAAATTAGCGGGTGGTATTCCGATTTACGTGGAGGGATTAGAGTCACAGCAATTTAAGATTACACCTGACCAATTAGAAGCGGTGATTACGGAGAAAACAAAAGCCGTTATCATCAATTCGCCAAGTAATCCTACAGGTGTTATTTATTCCGCTGAGGAACTGCAGGAATTAGGCAGATTATGCCTTAAAAGAGATATTTTAATTGTATCTGATGAAATTTATGAAAAACTCATTTATGGTGAACATAAGCATGTATCAATTGCACAGCTTTCTCCGGAGTTAAAGGAGCAGACAATTGTTATCAATGGAGTTTCTAAATCACATTCCATGACAGGATGGCGGATTGGATATGCTGCAGGAAACAGGGAGATTATAGAGGCAATGACTAACCTAGCGAGTCATAGTACTTCAAATCCAACAACCACTGCTCAGTATGCTTCTATTGCGGCCTATAATGGCCCGCAAGAGCCAGTTGAAGAAATGCGTCAGGCGTTTGAACATCGATTAGAAGTGATATACGATAAGTTAGTTTCAATTCCAGGCTTTACCTGCGTCAAGCCTCAAGGTGCATTTTATTTATATCCAAACGCAAAAGGCGCTGCGCAAATTTCAGGATACCAAGATGTGGATGCATTTGTT from Neobacillus sp. CF12 encodes:
- the dinG gene encoding ATP-dependent DNA helicase DinG is translated as MKNKFVVVDLETTGNNPKKGDKIIQFAAVVIEDGKITESFSSLINPQRSIPTFIEELTGLEDKMVKDAPLFAEIAPKVNELLEGAYFVAHNVLFDLSFLQEELIQAGFEGFYGSVLDTVEMARIIFPTADGYKLSDLAVREDLQHDRPHQADSDAQVTAELFLILVNRLSQLPILTLTQLSQLSGGLKSDLQLLIDEIISEIDSSFENWHDTLEICNTLALKKTPNQSTNKQYQDGYNYPTSKEEKIEMVKSGFTSYENRIGQFQMMDGVYQAFHSEKHTLIEAGTGVGKSLGYLLPIAYFSKQNRLPVVVSTHTIQLQEQLIQNEIPLLAKILPFDVKSVLLKGRNHYISLEKFALSLLEENDNYDTTLTKMQILVWLTETNTGDRDELNLSSGGNIFWNKIKNEQTIFAVNKLWLERDFYLRAKNEAQNADIIITNHSLLLSNLSAEKTFLPDFDYAIIDEAHHFEKVASQYFGRTLDYLTTRLLLSQFGQYEQRLLFHQLELILDVLNPNKEDLTPTGTINQLAADLSYEMDEFFKLTALYAKSKTGERRGTNRAKVRFTKDNGGKEKNALVHSAERFAFLLKDLQGSISERLEIIKKNKESLSSKQKGKMEEIISFSNELEELRTTVQECFIKDSNDVKWIEIDFRSQQNVTTFYAQPAFVAASLRERFFRIKKGVVLTSATLTVNNSFDYMIKEIGLGKETTLTMTIPSPFDYKKQVQLLIPEDLPEVNASSLEDYVIGITEHIITIAEATKGRMLILFTAHDMLRKTYELIKESGFLNDYAMIAQGITSGSRSRLTRNFQRYEKAILLGTSSFWEGVDIPGEDLSCLIIVRLPFSPPDEPLTEAKCQVIKQQGGNAFMEYSLPEAILRFKQGFGRLIRTEKDRGILIVFDKRIISAKYGKDFLKSIPNVPMKKGNIDELVEIIYKWL
- a CDS encoding pyridoxal phosphate-dependent aminotransferase, coding for MVVNLANRVMALTPSTTLAITAKAKELKEQGEDVIGLGAGEPDYNTPQHILDAAVRSMNEGHTKYTPSAGLPALKAAIIEKLARDQGLTYKPNEIIVGNGAKHVLYTLFQVLLNEGDEVIIPTPYWVSYPEQVKLAGGIPIYVEGLESQQFKITPDQLEAVITEKTKAVIINSPSNPTGVIYSAEELQELGRLCLKRDILIVSDEIYEKLIYGEHKHVSIAQLSPELKEQTIVINGVSKSHSMTGWRIGYAAGNREIIEAMTNLASHSTSNPTTTAQYASIAAYNGPQEPVEEMRQAFEHRLEVIYDKLVSIPGFTCVKPQGAFYLYPNAKGAAQISGYQDVDAFVEALLVEAKVAVIPGSGFGTPDNIRLSYATSLDLLEKAVARIKDFVESKRQA
- a CDS encoding ATP-dependent DNA helicase, with translation MRKLLLVAAIFFQLTSIGSASSLEYGNVESVDLNLKDHEIAVTFLGLDDGEATLIQGSTGENILVNTGGEETSEELREVLGTYGVKEISTIIITDTQNLFVDELTQIISQYKVRQLISTPEIANELSGITEVEIVPWKEGTTQVLFPDLSAEVLFAGREKNEGIDFTLQFFKHRLFLMTSSSQRVEEKLLTKNLDDVTIFKVPNWAKEDSLSEKLIQYVNPQISILFESEEHQPDPDIIYDLQDTWSEVFFTKKHGTITIKFTENNYEVFTFPVEKEDYS
- a CDS encoding DUF5590 domain-containing protein, producing the protein MKKIILFLVLIIVICVGVFIKVYASAQEPLKAAEEKAVSLANEKVKLSEVEDFHIYHGNETVSVLEGKNNKGENIIVWIPEKSKKVIWDKRKNGISKEDAVQRLLDEKSPQKIISVKLGMENNIPLWEIYYRSENNLINYYYVHFKTGEWLKKIENL
- a CDS encoding YpmA family protein, which gives rise to MESKIEVLSTVKLQHSPDLYKIVDALNRTLKQQDLMFGLALDQEDQSKAVFTIYRT